Proteins co-encoded in one Microcebus murinus isolate Inina chromosome 5, M.murinus_Inina_mat1.0, whole genome shotgun sequence genomic window:
- the GPR63 gene encoding putative G-protein coupled receptor 63 → MVFSAVLTASHTGASNTTFVVFENTYMNITVPPAFQHPNISPLLRYSFETMAPTGLSSLTANSTAMTPTPAVFKSLNLPLQIILSAIMIFILFVSFLGNLVVCLMVYQKAAMRSAINILLASLAFADMLLALLNMPFALVTILTTRWIFGKFFCRVSAMFFWLFVIEGVAILLIISIDRFLIIVQRQDKLNPYRAKVLIAVSWATSFCVAFPLAVGNPDLQIPSRAPQCVFGYTTNPGYQAYVILISLISFFIPFLVILYSFMGILNTLRHNALRIHSYPEGICLSQASKLGLMSLQRPFQVSIDMGFKTRAFTTILILFAVFIVCWAPFTTYSLVATFSKHFYYKHNFFEISTWLLWLCYLKSALNPLIYYWRIKKFHDACLDMMPKSFKFLPQLPGHTKRRIRPSAVYVCGEHRTVV, encoded by the coding sequence ATGGTCTTCTCAGCAGTGCTGACTGCGTCCCACACTGGGGCATCCAACACGACGTTTGTAGTCTTTGAAAACACCTACATGAATATTACTGTCCCTCCAGCATTCCAGCATCCCAACATCAGTCCACTGCTTCGATATAGTTTTGAAACCATGGCTCCCACTGGTTTGAGTTCCTTGACAGCGAATAGCACAGCTATGACCCCAACACCAGCAGTTTTTAAGAGCCTAAACCTCCCCCTCCAGATCATCCTTTCTGCTATAATGATATTtattctgtttgtgtcttttcttgGGAACTTGGTAGTTTGCCTCATGGTTTACCAAAAAGCTGCCATGCGATCTGCAATTAACATCCTCCTTGCCAGCCTGGCTTTTGCAGACATGTTGCTTGCATTGCTGAACATGCCCTTTGCCCTCGTAACTATTCTTACTACCAGATGGATTTTTGGGAAATTCTTCTGTAGAGTATCTGCTATGTTTTTCTGGTTGTTTGTGATAGAGGGAGTAGCCATCCTGCTCATCATTAGCATCGATAGGTTTCTTATTATAGTCCAGAGGCAGGATAAGCTAAATCCATATAGGGCTAAGGTTCTGATTGCAGTTTCTTGGGCAACTTCCTTTTGTGTAGCTTTCCCTTTGGCTGTAGGAAACCCTGACCTGCAGATACCTTCCCGAGCCCCGCAGTGTGTGTTTGGGTACACAACCAATCCAGGTTACCAGGCTTATGTGATTTtgatttctctcatttctttcttcatacCTTTCCTGGTAATACTGTATTCATTTATGGGCATACTCAACACCCTTCGGCACAATGCCTTGAGGATCCATAGCTACCCTGAGGGCATATGCTTAAGCCAGGCCAGCAAACTGGGTCTCATGAGTCTGCAGAGACCCTTCCAGGTGAGCATTGACATGGGCTTTAAAACACGTGCCTTCACCACCATTTTGATTCTCTTTGCCGTCTTCATTGTCTGCTGGGCCCCGTTCACCACTTACAGCCTTGTGGCAACGTTCAGTAAGCACTTTTACTATAAGCACAACTTTTTTGAGATTAGCACCTGGCTACTCTGGCTCTGCTACCTCAAGTCTGCATTGAACCCACTGATCTACTACTGGAGAATTAAGAAATTCCATGACGCTTGCCTGGACATGATGCCTAAGTCCTTCAAGTTTTTGCCGCAGCTCCCTGGCCACACAAAGCGACGGATTCGCCCCAGTGCTGTATACGTGTGTGGGGAACATCGGACGGTGGTGTGA